AGCCAAAATAGCAGTAATACACCTTCATGATTTGTTGTCCTCAATCCTTACAGATGGAGTGGCTGCAGCCTACACAGTTCCATCATTTCTCATTTGGGAAGTAGCTGGTGGTTTTATTACTATCCAGAGATATATGTTGCACAGAGACTTGATGACTTTAAACTGGAGACACCATTCTTACTAACGCTACCATATGTGACTACCTCTCATTTCAGTTAGATTTGCAACCATTAGTCCACAAGGGGAGAAACAGTGTAAGAGTAAGAGGAGTATCATAGAAGTCACCAAAGACAAATGTACAAAAGAACAAAGTAGCTCTGATAGAAGGACTGGGAGTTTGAACATAGCCTCATGTTCAATATTTTGCAACAATAAGGATCCCCTGTTCTTCGGTCCTGGAAAAATGAAAAACATTGATCAAAGACAAAAGTAACAATGGAGTGGCTTTGAAGCTAGTGTCTTTACTTTTATCATAAGCAAAGTGTAATTACTATGCTGCTCGTAAAGTCTGCTTGTTCCTTTTCTTTAGTAAATTGCTGCTTTTCTGCTTCTTATGCATAATTTCTATCAGTTGGTGAGCTAGCCGCTACTGCAGTGGTGATGCTATTATCCAGCAAATAACACCTAAAGCGAGCAGTTGAATTGTTAACATGGTCTGAATGAGAAGCAAGAAATAACTCAGCTTAAACAGATCATGAGAACAGTTCTGTAGAATGAACTGGTCAACCATTTAAAAGGTTATCAAATAACATCGCCATCTCTCTCCTTGAACAAAGAAAGTAAGCACAAAAAGAAAGGAGAAGGATGAAAACAAATATAGAATAAGTAGAACGAAAACGATAACAAACTGCTAATTATTCCACGTTCTGACCAAAATCGTCGCCCACACAATTCTAACAATAAAACGAAAATATGTTCcttgaaaaggaaatataaaagAGCCAGTATAAGCTTGATACTAACCAAATCACAAACAATTCCAAAATTTTAATATGTTAATAGGCCTGGGTTTCAAGCTTACTACAACATCTACAATCGAGCCCCAGTCCGGAACACACTCAATCGAGCTTGCTACGGTATCGAGCACTCCAGGTCCAGACATAATTTGCAAGAGAGCGCGGGTTGCAGCATTTCCTTTGGAGAGTTCATCAACCCCAGCCAGCTATTAGATCGTTGGCGTGAATACCTATCTTTGCTATGGCTGCCAATTCATGGTCGGTCAGGAATCCTTGGTGCAGGAAGATTCAATTTCGACCTCTTCCTCACGTTATGTTTGTTGGCATGATGCAATATAGCTGTAAGCGCGTCCTCCTTCCTTTGTGCAATCTTAGACGAGCTTATTTATCGACTCTTCTTTCACCTTCAAATTCTTCAATGGTATAAGGCCGTTGTTCTACAGGActagagtcttcttcatcagTAACATCATAAAAATCTTCTCAAGGGGATTGTAATCAATTCCTGAACTACCTTTTCTCTTCCTTTGATATACATGATCTATTCCAGCAGCCCTTAGTTCTCTAGTTTTTTTAGCCTCTTGAAGCTGCTTTTCTCTGGCTTTCCTTGTAGCCTTTTTGCCATTTGTGTTGGCTAATCGAGCCCGTGCTTCAGAAACCATTTCTTTCTCATCCTCATCCATATCAACAGGATCAGGATGAGGGGGCTTTCATTCTGGATATGGATCAATCCCTCGAGGAATTTTCTCGGATCATCACTCATAGTTTTCATCCATGGCATCGAGAAGCTTCTCATAATGTTTAATGTACTGGGATGGTGTACGGCCAACAATTGGTACAATTGTCCTCCATTGTGCCGGCATGATCCATCCACCTTCTTCTTCTCGTGTCCGTTCAGCCTTTTTAATTGAAGGCACAATCCACGGAAGAAATACGAGCCCATTCATTTGCCCCGTACTTCATTATATATGGCCGCCTTTAAAATCTCGTCCTTCCATAATCCAAACCCAATAACTTTGGTTCAAACCAATTATTTATTAATATGTACAAATTCTTTATTTAGAACCCCCACAATCTTAAAAGCATCCCGAACCATCATATTCCTCATTTAGATtttgtttccttgtttgtttgtttttttggAAAGACAGAACTTTTAATCAAAGCAAGCATACCCGCCTTACAGGAAAACCTAATGCTAACAAAACTAGGGACAAGAATTTAGTCTGATAACAAGCTATTAACAGATCCAAATCCTAGTAGGATTGTTAGTATTAGTTTTTCTTTGTTCGTGCATTACAGGAGGAGCCCATTTGACAATTAATgaattgttataagaaaaataatGAATTTCTTAAAGTAGAAATAAGTAAATTTGCtaaataagagtacaaaattatCTTATGTTCATAACGTGAACAGAGTTGAAACTCTGATTAGGGTCCGACCCTAATCCCAAGCAAATTAGGACCGGCTCTATGAATTCTTACTGACCATGTCACTCCATTTAATCTCATGAAAAGAGTTTAcaactggtaattaaaaaatagacacaattttaaaagtaatcgaaatttaaccactttttcatataaagataaaatctgaataaaaacacccttaaaaattggaaaaaattccagcataatgtgcTGGAATTTCATAACGTGGTagaattccaacataatatgcttgAAGTTTATGCACAAGAGCTCCataatccaacatattatgctgggaCTTTACATGTGctagagttccaacataatatgctgtaAGTTTAGCTCCataatccaacatattatgctggaacttccCGTGTTTCAACAAAATAATAGATAATTTTTAATGATATTACAAATGCTgcatatttttcaattaccaattcGAAACttgctagcccgtgctattttaacTTTAATCTCATCTGAAACCAAGCTCAGTAAGCTTTAAGCGGGCTTTAATCAAGCCGATCTGAGTCGAGCCAAACTTTAACCAAGATCCAGCTGAACTAAGCTTCAACCGAATCAAAATTAAACCTAGCTGAACTAAGCTAATAAAAACCAGCTTAGCCAAGCCAACCAGCACAGTGCCCAAGCTTACGTGTCAGTACACCAGACCAATGTACTTCCCTAACTTCTTCAAAGAAATCTTAAACGTAAGCTTCGCATTCATCAGCTAGATTATAATACATTACATGACTCACCAAGCTTCCCAAAAAAATGATAAACCTAAAGCTTCACATTCACCAGCTCAATCATAACCATTGCTTAACAGTAATCCCACCTATCTAGAAGAAAAAGGGATGCCAAAAACTAACTATTCTGAAAATATATTCATGAGTAAAAGAATTGAGATAACATTGTATTGGGCTATTCAATCACATtgcaaaatatatcaaaaaagtTTGGAATTGCCAAATAGCCGCACAAACTTCAATATGATTTTACGTAAAAACTAAAATGCTCATCAAGGAAAATGGCCAAAAGTAAGCACAAGGCTACAAAGGGACAAGAAAAAGGATGAGGGGTAGGTTCCGTAGGAGCTGTATCCGTGAACAATGTGTTTTCCAAGTCCATACAAGCTGTGGCATTTTTACTCTCTAATTCCAGCTCCTGAATCCACGTCAATTTCTCCCATCCCTGTATCTTCCTCCTCTTCACTATCTTCATCACCACTGATCTCCTCATTTTCACGACCGAGTTTAGCCATCTGCTCAGCAAGTAATTTGTCTTCCCGTTCACTCACCTGAAGAGATTAATCACATCAGAATCGCCACAGAAGAAATAAGATAACATAGCCAAAAATAGAAagcaagaaaagaagaaaacgaGAGCCAGAGATGCATATCTTTTCCTGGTTAAAGTTTTCAATTCCAGTCAGTTCAATGTTCCAAAAGTCTCCTAGGAATATTGTACGGAGTCTAACTGTCACAAGTTTCCGTTCAAATTGATATGCTGAATGGATTCACTTGTAATGTAGTTCTACCAATTATTTAACAGTATTTTATTCATAAACCTAAAAAAGGTCAGTTGTAATACAAAAGACCAGGATTGGAAGTCCCTTTTATCAACTGTAAAACTTCTGCCCATGAACATCTACACTGTTGCAACCAAAACCAAATTAGAGATTCAGAAGCCAACTTTATGACAACAGTTGATGGAAATATGTATATTTCGATTGAATAAAGCTCTCCTATTTTTCTCTAGGcactgctatatatatatatatatatatatatatatatatatatatatatatatatatatatatatatatatatgaacgtgcgttgcacgttaataataacacgtgatgatttaaaaatttatttatatgaaggaacaaaaaaattaattaatgagagaaattttatgtataataatacaacaatcatataaatgccgaaaaatattattacattagcataatacatgaattaaaaataaaaggacatctTCAAAACTTATACAAATGATCGATTTTGGCATGTtaattagataattatgtattatagtttaaaagtatttaatgtgatagtatcttaacgaacacttttttgtggacaatatttttttgtgtatgtttcctcctaatgctttggttgctctgccttaaccaaaactcttgttgtcgatcttgatatccctcttgaaagtgcaacatacagttgttcgtgcaagaaaatatattgcggtaaatatagttcaatatttaggatgtttgtccttgtgctttatttgttatatttgcaaaacattactaaatattattttcacacaaatttaaaaggatattccttagtttcggaagacgaaagttgaattaaGGGATAagaatacacttagaagcacattgaccagtatcataatttttgcttgtatgacgttattgtcagaacttctatataccatctgtgtgctattacataagctattcggcgtatctaaTTTTTTTATCAGTAGTATGACAGgcgtattttttttcaaaattaacctatatacaatggaagatcaattttaacttagtctattatatataacggtgacactaacatacgtaagaaataataaacttgacaccAAACATATATGGTAGAAGGTCAtctggtattaaagtatttaagtattcttcttagtagtaattattggtatcattttctgccgagtcaaaaattgaaaaatattttatttttattataaaattttgcaatcaacattttatttagttgatcaacatattcatttctgctagctaagatatctttttaattctatcatgcgatttgcacaaattgcgttttactttaatgatagaaatatttctcttattaaatgcactactattaccattaggattgataaccaagtaaccaaatcatcttttattggatgctcttcttcgtttccgacacgaagcaagaagacactgaatactggatctgttcttaatttatatttcttgtcagttgaatttttttcatttgaggccagaagtataactttggcaggctagcttttacagtctctgcttttgtcgattttggaactactggtagtacttgacagaaatcacctcccaaaccattaatttttcaccaaacggttcattaataagAAATCCGgacaattatttcgatcgtttgacactttgccataagtgcttcatcccatattatcaattttgctttccttataaatttagcaccattgctctgctttgatatatttgtgatagttatttaagttgtttgaagaggtatatcaaatctaaagtgggtggcctcataataaaatcgttgttggtacaccacttgctattattgctaacagtgacatgcctcttgatatgatatttgcaagtaatgcatgacatagaaatattattccGATTCcgtcggaggcatctacaaagaataatctcattataccagagtcgactctttataatatagtcttgaaagcttgttttTGATtaagatttagctttgattgtgcttcttcagtcacttgtatagcattttgattcttaataatatactaacctttttactttgtgttctaacactctttttatggaataaatttatgtatcctaagattattttttaacttaagtaagaattttactcatataatgaatttaaaaaataattgaattggattctcttgctaaacaattaattaaaagatttaattatttgattttaacataaaaaataatctaTTCTATGTtaattcagatcttaatattagttcatctcttgttttaaatatttaatcttcattataattttatccactataaattttattttcaaagagtaaaagattgatatgacatttcacttttagatctttatgtttgtagaatcattagtgatattgactcttaccaaccattttttttctctttctcacacatttatattcttaaatattttcttagttgttgtttaataattgggtatttttcaatattacacaaaaaattgattaaaaaatattgagtaggaaaatagttcaaatataatataaaaatatattatcgtgggggtatttttttctcaatttcaactctttatgcagtccatttaatatatatatatatatatatatatatatatatatatatatatatatatatatatatatatggtattgAACATTATGGAGtagtaatgtattgccaatacggaggattcttatgaaattgattttattaaaccttcctacatatttttaataagaatttaatacataaaattttattaattttaaaatattaaatattaaaaattagcaaagaagatattgtagtccaaaaaataggttattgtagttatgtcctttccctatgagttcttccgctaatattttagggctattttggtatattaatattgtatttatgcttttataataaaataggctctcctttttctaaatggatttggacaatataatacattcataaattaaattagtaatagaacgttataatacgttttcgaattaaattagtaataggaagtTTTAacaagtatatcctaaaagtaaaaGGATTACAtaactaaagatatttacttgttcaattttatatgaattagaccgcccgaaagtaattatactaataggattcctaaaggtaatcatgtaggattcctaacgtgtagtattatgtcctaaaactaataggattatacggctaatatctagaattccggttatgtccttttattatgagttattatgcttaatattataaagttatttttgtaaaccgacattgtattcatgctatatatatatatatatatatatatcaaggacCATGTTATACTAGTTCACAAGTAATTCCAAAGTAAAAATACAAAACAAGTATGGCATCTGTGATATAGAACCTCCTGAATCTTACCCCTGCCATCAAATGATTATTAAGAGATTTACCAACTATATCTATTATGGTTAATCTGGATTCTGGTCTCCAAATATAGGTCATCCAAACATAGGAAGAAGCACATTCCACAAATAAAGAAGTACTCATAATGAATATAGTCGCTCACCGCTCTAGGAGCCTCCTTGACAGCAAGTTTTCCTTTGTGACGCTCTATTTCCTCGGTGCAAGCTGCAATTGCTTTAGTAAGGATTGCTATGCCTTGCTCCTGCCAAAAGCAATAAAATAGAAACCGTAACCTAACAAGTTGAATTctcttaaaaattataaattttagagAAGAACTACATGTACAAAACTACATATCAACGGTTCCACAATCAGATATAAACAAAGAGGGAAATGTTGCAACCGAGAAGCTGCATAGACAAGTTTGTATTTGCACTCCACAACATTGGATCAGCTTTTAAAGCAGTGTATCTTTTACACTACCTTTTAAACACATCTAAACCAAGACAACTACCTGCATACCTTTAGTTTTATACATTATAGAAAGTAATCTTTACTTCAGTAGTTAGCCACTAGCAGTGGTACTTTCTACAGTTCAATGCAAATAGTGATATCTGGTACAAGTGATTTAGCATACATCACCTTAAGGTAACATTTGATGATTATCATATAACACCCTCTAGGTAGTTGTTATAAGGCATAATACGGTAGGTGATAACAGCTAAGAAGGCATAATGCGGTAGGTGACCAATTAAGAAACTAGTATAAATGCTTGCACTACTTGATTTTTTGAAGGAACTATGCTCAGCAATTGCCCACTAAagtattttattctttttttcacTTTCCAGCAGCAGTACAACATAAGAGATTAATTCTAGAAGTAGCTTTAACATTGATAATAGTTAATGAGCATACTTGAGAGTATGAAACGAAAATGGCAGTTAAAAGAATAATCCTATGAAGTTGACATTCATTCTTAACCACCTAACTCGAAAATAAGCACAATAAAACCAAGGAGAAAGccaaaagatttttgggaagcatCCCATGATGGATAGGAGAAAAATGACATCGAACAGGTGGTCCCCGAAGGTCATAGTAAGCAAAAGGGGTCCAGCTAGAGCATCCTAAAAAGTGTATTATCCAAACAGGCATCCTTCTTTGACTATAAAACTATGATAGATAAGTGGAAGTATTACTGATAAAATAAGAACTCACTCTGCAACAACTGAGATGATGGagagagaaaagagaaaaaagagtCTTTCAAGCTAAATCAAGGTGAAGGAGGTAATAGCACATAACGGGCAGTCTATATGCGTTTGGCCTGACACTTGCCAAGAGATGGACGACGAATGTTTCCATAAACTTTTCTGCCTGCTGATCGAGTTCCGATATTAAACCTGGGTAAGGAACTCTGATCCCGCCCTTGAAGCAGTTAGCTTTCCCAACTTTCttcattttttcaaaaataaataatatgCTTTCAAGGCGGAACTAACATGTACTACAATGTTCTTGACCAAAATGACCTCAGAACAATAAAAATGCTCCACCACAAACCAATCTGATACTTTTGAAAGGTGAAGACTAAAAACATTTCACTCAGGTAAAACAGGCTACCCATAAATATATGCAATAAACAATTACTTACCTTGTCAAGAGTCTGAGTATTGAGCACGTATGCTGGAGGAGCAACAAGTTTAATTTTAACTGGGCAATCATCATTACCCGCAGCTTCTGCTTTACGCATAGCTTCCTGCACCAGACGTGAAATAAATCATCAAAAAAAGGGGGCTAACATTACAAACAATATGTGACCTGTACAAGTTGTTTCCCCTTTCTGATAGGTAATGTTATCATTTTATTGAACAACGACAGCAATAAGAAAAATGCAACCTCTACAAGTGACAACAACTGGTTGAAGAAATAGACAATTGCATGAAAATGATGATGGCAGTTATACAAACCTTGATGTGAAGGACGCCGTCAAACTGAAAACATTTCATCTCAATATCTGCTCGAATCTTCAAAGGTTGTGGAGTCATTCTCCTCCGAATATTCTTGACTAAGGCATCTTTAACTTCCTCGGATAGAGCAGGAGCAACCTTAGTTACCTACGGAGGATAAGATATTAAATATCATTAGACATCATTGGACGAAATTAACCAAGAAAATGATATGACAAAAGAGTACCTCCTTCCCATCAGAGCCAATTTCTTTAACTTCACGGGTGAGGGAATTAAGAATTGAATCTGGATCACTAACAACTAATTTGAATGCCTGGAATCAAAACCAAGAAATCCATAATGAATCTTGCCAATCAGAAGAGGGAAAAAGAAATCTTTGGAAATTGATACAAATTCCCACCTCAAAAGCATGACCATATTTTCTGTATAAAGGCCAACCAACATGAATGTACAAGTCCTGCAATAAACAAGGGAAATGACTAAGAGCAATTGAAGAGAAGAAATTCAAAGATCTATTTGACAGGGACTAGAAGAGGAAAAAGTTTAACAGAATCGTATGGATCTGAAAGTACATTATGCACCAAAACGCGTTCATCTCAAATAAATAATGATGAATATTCTTCTTATTTCTCAAACAGCAAGTAATTGCAGCAGGTCCTGGTAACTTTCCcgcagaaagaaaagaaaatgacaCGGGGGTAAATGGACATCCACTTTAAAGCAGCAGAAGTTCTAATTAACATGCGAAAAACTATGTGCTTGCAAGGAAGGCCAAGGGCACATAGATAAAGCAGCTATACGTGTTCAGTAAACTATTAGGCACAGTCCCGATAAGGCAGAAATGCTCAGAGGCACCGGGATGGAATAATCACCCTTAAGCCAAAATATTACACGGCAAAGGATAGAGAGAAAGAGCAAATGAAGGTAACAAATGCCTTCATGTTAAGGCATATCATAGAATATATTTTATTTACGCACTCCCAGTTATGTAACAGTAAAACATAGAAAAGAAAATGGTAAAATTCCCACGTGTAAACAGTTAAAAAGGTGATACAATTCACAATTGACTAACTCAATTAATTAAGATTCATAACTATGTACTACCACCAATCCAGCAGGCCCAGATCATACACCAGCAGAACAGGCATCTTCCCCCTTCAATTCAATTCACAAATTATGTGTTGAAACCCTACATTGACCACCGGACAACATCCAACTGCAGTAACATCAGCAGTTTTTCTCTGCTCACAAACTCCCTAAAAAGCAAAGATTACATTCCAGTTCCTGCTTGGCCATGAAGCAAATCAACTGTTATCTTAGAAGAGCCTTCATATACCCCTGTGGCCCTATCCTTAATCTTTAAGACATGGCACAAAGGACCGAGCTCACAGCTAAATTTCCCAAATCACAGTTAGGAGTTTTTCTAAAAGAAATCGGTTTCATCATACTGCTTAAGACAAAGCGGAGCAATTTGACCTTATCCGGGGAAAACCCCAAATTTAAGAATCATTTGGCATAAACACTTCTTTTGCTTTGGTTTTCATCTTTAGGCCAGTACACCAGTCAAAGCTCAAAATAGGTGCGCACCAAAATGCCAAGTCAACAACACTAACTCAGTCCCATTCACTTCACACGTCAATAATTTCTAATATCCAAAGACCTCATATTCAACTGAAAATCCAAAGATGATAGCGTTCAAGATAACGAAAGCAATATTCAACTATGAATTCTAGGTTTTGCAACGGAAACTAATTGACATTCAAATAATAATGTGGATTAAAGCAAATAAAGATATGTGTCGCTTGAAACTAACAATATAATCGGTATAGAAACCGAAGATCTTGCTAATATTCAATCTCACAATCCCACGTACAGGAAAGGAAGAATGTTGGAATTAGAACAGAAAACAAATCAAATTTATCATAAAAGGAATGAAAATTTTAACAAGGAATTAGATTACCTTGAGAAGATCAAGAGTTGTTCAGAAAACAAAAGAGAGGATTTTTCCTCTCTCAATACGTTACCTTGAGAAGATTTTTCCTCTCTCAATACGTTACCTTCAGAAAACAAAAGAGAGGATTTTTCCTCTCTCAATACGTTAATTATCATCCAAAAACTAAATTCCTAACTAATGAAACACTTTAGGTTTAACTAGGActtaaaaatataagaaaagccccaaaaatattcttaaaataaaAGCTCCAGGTCGGGTTGGCGAAGTCTCCCGCTGCAATTTTGCGCTACCGCCCAGATGTGCAATACAATTTGCACTTTGAACGCAAATTTGCGCAGAATTTGGCAGTAGCTTTTTATGTGGGCTACTCCTTTGGCTCCTCCGATGATTCCATGTCACTCCCAATGACATCACAAGCACATGAAAGTATTTGTAAGGTACTTCCAAGCCTTTTAGCTCCTCCTCAAGAAGAAAACACTTCTTGATCTTCATTTGCAGCCCAACCAATTTCACTTGGAGATCCTTCGCAAGCGATCGAGGACGTTAGAAAGACTCCTTGATAATTGTGTCACGTGGTGGTGAGCTATCCTTGATGCTATCAAAAGACATAACCAAATATTCTCCCTTggtttgaatatatatatatatatgccatgTTTCTTCATTTAGAGACATTGCAAGAATTATGACACCATTCCATTCAATACAACTTTcaaaacttcaaaattttaaacttaGATATCATGTATTCTAAATCAAGCTAACTTCTCATCCATTACTTTAATATTCTCCATCCGTTATCACTACTCCCCCTATCCCATTTTGGCACACTTCTCTTTTTATTCTGTCCAACGAAtggtactccctctgtttcaatttgtTTGAACCTATTTTACTAGGCACGAAtattaagaaaaaagagaagacttttgaaacttgtgatctaaAACAATCCATAAATATTTGTTTGGCTATAAACCATCTCATGAAGGGTAACGgaaaaattttaaagttaaattgttttcaaatttagaaagaattcattttttttaaactgactaaaaagaaaatagactCAATTTTATAACGGAAGGAGTACTTTTCTatatagaaataatttaactttaaacttcttaATTTACCGTTAAGTAGATGATATATAGTCACACACCGTGTTTTAAAAAGCGTTTTTGGGGTGAGCCCCGGGACGAGCCCTagggcgaggcgcaccaaaaatgtCCCGAGGCGTTGGtgggggcgaaagtctcaagaggcgtacgcccagcaATTCGGCGCGTTTttgtagtgaggcgtaagcccaagagactttttcaaattaaaacaaaatttgctgAATAAGTCCTTAATATAATACCCAAACTCTCAAAAATCAGCCTATAATTactcaaaaaaaatttaaaaagaactGAAACATTAaattaaaagtcaagacctttttttatTGCTAGAAAccctaatttatggtctttcccaattctttatcttgtccgctagtctgttATTATCTTCCAAAAGCAACGATCAGTCAATTCTTTTTtgcaaatacaaagaaaacttcattctcctccagagcagcaagttcaaaattcaaattgcaggttagtcatcctttttgttcctcaatgtagaaaactttattcttaaGTTATTGTGCTTGTGAGTAGCGTATAATaaattgttttgactagttttatGTGGTGATGgagcacatctatatatatatttttccacttatttatagttttcttcaatttttgtataattttacctatttaaaattatttattataattatattattttatgaaatattaaaaattaaatacccattTGGCTTAAGCCTCACTGAGTCATATGTAAAATACCGCGCCTTACACTCccaccttttaaaacactggtcacACCAATATATATGGCTTGCTTTAGAACCTAAGTTTCAaaaatctttcttttttttcttaaacttggTGCACAGTCAAACATTGCCGCAATAATTAGGACATAGGGAGTACAAAAAGTCAAAATAACATCTTAAACTCCAAATTCAGCTAAATACTGTAATATAAAATGATACAGAGGGAGTAGTACCTCCAGATCAATTCCCATGGTTTCAGCAACGTGACGCATGATTGAATGAACAAGCTTACTCTTATTATACCTCTCCTCACAAGCCGATATGTCTTCTTCAGAAACCCTTCGTTTACTCAGATCAATATATCCTTTCTCTTTATCAACCCTAAGAACCATAACCGGTTCGATACGGCCGACTTTGATAAGACTGCTAATACTCCGAATTCGACGGCGAGAGAGTTCAGAAAAAAGGATCATTCCTTCTATGTTGTTGTACTCGAGAAGTGAAACGTATGCGCCGCTGTCCGCCATGCTTTTCACCTGTATCATTACTGCCATGTCCACTTCTGGGTACTTGGCTTCGTACATTCGGCATTCGAGGTTTGGGGAGTTGGTCGCCATGattggggcgatttttggagtgggAGTTATTAGG
This sequence is a window from Nicotiana tomentosiformis chromosome 5, ASM39032v3, whole genome shotgun sequence. Protein-coding genes within it:
- the LOC104115257 gene encoding eukaryotic translation initiation factor 2 subunit alpha homolog, which gives rise to MATNSPNLECRMYEAKYPEVDMAVMIQVKSMADSGAYVSLLEYNNIEGMILFSELSRRRIRSISSLIKVGRIEPVMVLRVDKEKGYIDLSKRRVSEEDISACEERYNKSKLVHSIMRHVAETMGIDLEDLYIHVGWPLYRKYGHAFEAFKLVVSDPDSILNSLTREVKEIGSDGKEVTKVAPALSEEVKDALVKNIRRRMTPQPLKIRADIEMKCFQFDGVLHIKEAMRKAEAAGNDDCPVKIKLVAPPAYVLNTQTLDKEQGIAILTKAIAACTEEIERHKGKLAVKEAPRAVSEREDKLLAEQMAKLGRENEEISGDEDSEEEEDTGMGEIDVDSGAGIRE